One Lutzomyia longipalpis isolate SR_M1_2022 chromosome 4, ASM2433408v1 DNA segment encodes these proteins:
- the LOC129796148 gene encoding uncharacterized protein LOC129796148, with product MPNFRPKRKSEMWMSHNRVLIGGNKKTHARNPNFETEETKLLISLWGDPKVQKTLITTHKKHPVIAKLAESMRSYGYYRSPAEINTRLKNLKCFYNRIKKDMEMGVINQPTWKHYDAMEEILNRPIFGSRLTMQQQQMQHKILHDEATKNLRGDENHGTDNIDGGELIVPKEEPLDIDDSDEVNEMDLDNDSSDSFPSQLAQYLRVAPKGSNAHNTHTSDSQDSGSGEPLIAPEDIKKSPPSSPPPKQVTTSSGPKILPKSTSTPTSKISLVPTNILLKPQAQKMALNTGPTFFMKNSTTGAVQAISSVANSQTGMPMKVLLVNTLPKSTAPAPTIISKASQVMTHATPVTTSADIRGQTSPNFRRNSTWKVPPKPSTIGFRTLLTQVIQQQNLSLQVARERLAVERERLAFEKATGEKLLEVLPLLQSISDHVTGRRTSQRLKKPANSISHDSDD from the exons ATGCCAAATTTCCGTCCGAAGCGCAAAAGTGAGATGTGGATGTCACACAATCGTGTCCTCATTGGGGGCAATAAGAAAACCCACGCCCGCAATCCGAATTTTGAGACGGAAGAAACAAAGCTCCTCATCTCCCTGTGGGGTGACCCAAAAGTCCAAAAGACCCTCATTACGACGCACAAGAAGCACCCAGTGATTGCCAAATTGGCAGAGAGTATGCGCTCCTACGGGTACTATCGTTCACCAGCTGAAATAAATACGCGCCTCAAGAATCTCAAATGCTTCTACAATCGCATAAAGAAGGACATGGAAATGGGGGTGATTAATCAGCCCACGTGGAAGCACTACGATGCCATGGAGGAGATTCTCAATCGTCCCATCTTCGGATCACGCCTCACAATGCAACAGCAGCAGATGCAGCATAAAATACTCCACGATGAAGCTACGAAAAATCTACGCGGGGATGAGAATCATGGCACTGATAATATAGATGGGGGCGAATTGATTGTGCCCAAGGAGGAACCTCTGGACATTGATGATTCCGATGAGGTCAATGAGATGGATCT AGACAACGATAGTTCCGACAGCTTTCCAAGTCAATTGGCGCAGTATCTACGTGTGGCTCCCAAAGGCTCCAATGCGCACAACACTCACACATCTGATAGTCAGGATTCCGGATCAGGTGAACCCCTAATTGCCCCGGAAGATATTAAGAAGTCCCCACCATCGTCTCCACCGCCGAAGCAGGTGACAACAAGTTCTGGCCCAAAGATTCTCCCAAAATCCACAAGTACGCCCACAAGTAAGATCTCCCTGGTGCCCACGAATATCCTGCTGAAGCCTCAAGCGCAGAAGATGGCACTCAATACGGGACCGACGTTCTTCATGAAGAACTCAACCACTGGAGCTGTTCAGGCCATCAGTTCTGTTGCCAATTCACAGACTGGGATGCCAATGAAG GTACTCTTGGTGAATACTCTACCGAAATCAACAGCACCTGCTCCCACAATCATCTCAAAAGCCAGTCAAGTCATGACGCATGCCACGCCAGTGACTACATCTGCGGACATTAGGGGGCAAACTTCACCCAACTTCCGGCGTAATTCCACTTGGAAGGTACCACCGAAGCCTTCAACAATCg GTTTCCGGACACTTCTGACACAGGTGATCCAACAACAGAATTTGAGCCTCCAAGTGGCACGAGAGAGGCTTGCAGTGGAACGAGAAcgattggcatttgaaaaggCAACAGGGGAGAAACTCCTGGAAGTTCTTCCCCTTCTTCAATCCATATCTGACCATGTGACAGGACGCAGGACATCGCAGAGACTCAAAAAGCCCGCCAATTCTATTTCACACGATAGTGAtgattga
- the LOC129796271 gene encoding protein aveugle, giving the protein MVTEPVANTTKSKATSRKRPTPVHSWTNADVQKWYRRCGNNPLYADLFAKHEITGLTLLRMSDHSLLRMGIENNRDREAIWREILKQKLKADIMEIRDLERMAE; this is encoded by the exons ATGGTTACAGAACCAGTTGCAAATACAACAAAATCAAAGGCAACG TCACGAAAACGTCCAACTCCAGTGCACTCCTGGACAAATGCAGATGTGCAAAAATGGTACAGACGCTGTGGGAATAATCCGCTTTATGCAGATCTCTTCGCAAAG CACGAAATCACGGGGCTGACGCTGCTGCGGATGAGTGATCATTCCCTGCTGCGGATGGGCATTGAGAATAATAGAGATAGAGAAGCAATCTGGCGTGAGATTCTCAAGCAGAAGCTCAAAGCAGATATTATGGAGATTCGTGATTTGGAGCGAATGGCTGAATAA